The following coding sequences are from one Lipingzhangella halophila window:
- a CDS encoding SAM-dependent methyltransferase gives MNEPSDSQPGTSLPNDIDTNVPHTARVWNYWLGGKDYFAVDRELGERIREFLPHVVDIARADRAFLVRAVTHLTREAGVRQFLDVGTGLPTANNTHEVAQAVAPESRIVYVDNDPLIMAHARALLVGTPEGSTNYIHADLHDPATVLESARASLDFIQPIALILLGVVEHIPDFDDARAIVSQLVGALPSGSYLVVAHDTNVVLGEKSDEAVRQWNESATPSITLRSPEQIARFFDGLEVLEPGVVSTALWRPEPAEVGTPAPVDAYCAVGRKP, from the coding sequence GTGAACGAACCCAGCGATTCCCAGCCCGGCACGAGTCTCCCCAACGACATTGACACCAACGTTCCACATACCGCGCGGGTGTGGAACTACTGGCTGGGCGGTAAGGACTACTTCGCCGTCGACCGCGAGCTGGGCGAGCGGATCCGGGAGTTCCTGCCGCATGTCGTCGACATCGCCCGCGCCGACCGCGCTTTCCTCGTCCGCGCTGTCACACACCTGACGCGCGAGGCGGGGGTCCGCCAGTTCCTCGACGTCGGCACCGGCCTGCCCACGGCCAACAACACCCACGAGGTGGCCCAGGCGGTAGCGCCGGAGTCGCGCATTGTCTACGTCGACAACGACCCCCTGATCATGGCGCACGCCCGCGCGCTCCTCGTCGGCACGCCCGAAGGGTCCACCAACTACATCCACGCCGACCTGCACGACCCCGCCACGGTCCTGGAGTCCGCGCGGGCCAGCCTGGACTTCATCCAGCCGATCGCCCTGATCCTCCTCGGCGTCGTGGAGCACATCCCCGACTTCGACGACGCGCGCGCGATCGTGTCCCAACTGGTGGGTGCCCTTCCCTCCGGCAGCTACCTGGTGGTCGCGCACGACACCAACGTCGTACTCGGGGAGAAGTCCGACGAGGCCGTGCGGCAGTGGAACGAGAGCGCGACCCCCTCGATCACCTTGCGCAGCCCCGAGCAGATCGCCCGGTTCTTCGACGGCCTGGAGGTTCTGGAGCCCGGCGTGGTCTCGACGGCGCTCTGGCGGCCCGAGCCCGCCGAGGTGGGGACACCCGCCCCGGTGGACGCGTACTGCGCCGTCGGCCGCAAGCCGTAA
- a CDS encoding archease, protein MTTVSGHRALPHTSDIRIEAWAPTREECMAEAVRGLVASFAAPPPAAPSDAYWTVPTGGETDEDALVAVLDEVIYVLETEGGVPARVEAAHGRGGPLLLFRLAPLHEATLTGAAPKAVTLHDLRFGPTGDGWSCEVTVDV, encoded by the coding sequence GTGACCACCGTGTCGGGCCACCGCGCCCTGCCACACACTTCGGACATCCGCATCGAAGCGTGGGCACCCACCCGCGAGGAGTGCATGGCCGAAGCGGTGCGCGGGCTGGTGGCGAGCTTCGCCGCCCCACCGCCGGCCGCGCCGTCCGACGCCTACTGGACCGTCCCGACGGGCGGCGAGACGGACGAGGACGCGCTCGTCGCCGTGCTGGACGAGGTCATCTACGTCCTCGAAACCGAAGGGGGCGTTCCGGCCCGTGTCGAGGCGGCACACGGCCGCGGCGGCCCGCTGCTCCTGTTCCGCCTCGCCCCGCTCCATGAGGCAACGCTGACCGGAGCCGCACCCAAAGCCGTGACCCTGCACGATCTCCGGTTCGGACCAACCGGAGACGGCTGGTCGTGCGAGGTCACCGTCGACGTGTGA
- a CDS encoding RtcB family protein has protein sequence MELIEETPYRFRVERHGDMRVPGMVFASRALLSSGEAQKPLEQVANVATLPGITEASFAMPDMHWGYGFPIGGVAATDVRRGGVVSPGGVGFDISCGVRLLASDLGRDALRPILEQLMEGLNRSVPHGAGRGAVWKLSGPKEMAALLGEGSRYAVEQGYGTDTDLERCEDYGAVGDAVPEQVSERAVQRGLEQVGSLGSGNHFLEVQVVTDVYDNEAAEAFGLREDQVCVMIHCGSRGLGHQTCTDHVRTIEKRMPRHGLRVPDRQLACAPVDSPEGRAYLGAMAAAANYSRANRQLLQAAASRTFQETTGRSLEMVYDISHNLAKVETHEVDGELRELCVHRKGATRALPPGHLDLPAGLAKVGQPVLVPGSMGTSSYVLTGVPDGAAFHSTCHGAGRQQSRHQAARATRANELRADLLKQGVVVRGASARGLAEEAPAAYKDVSAVVEAAEGGGLCRRVARLAPVGVVKG, from the coding sequence ATGGAGCTGATAGAGGAGACCCCGTACCGTTTCCGGGTCGAGCGACACGGCGACATGCGGGTTCCGGGGATGGTGTTCGCGTCGCGGGCGCTGCTGTCGTCCGGCGAGGCCCAGAAGCCACTGGAGCAGGTGGCCAACGTCGCCACGTTGCCCGGCATAACCGAAGCCTCCTTCGCCATGCCCGACATGCACTGGGGATACGGGTTCCCCATAGGCGGGGTCGCGGCCACCGACGTGCGCCGCGGCGGTGTGGTGTCCCCGGGCGGGGTCGGGTTCGACATCTCCTGCGGCGTGCGGCTGCTCGCCTCCGACCTGGGCCGCGACGCGCTGCGGCCGATACTGGAACAGCTCATGGAGGGGCTCAACCGCTCGGTCCCGCACGGCGCGGGCCGCGGCGCGGTGTGGAAGCTCTCGGGCCCCAAGGAAATGGCGGCGCTCCTGGGCGAGGGGTCCCGGTACGCGGTCGAGCAGGGGTACGGAACCGACACCGACCTCGAACGCTGCGAGGACTACGGTGCGGTCGGCGACGCCGTGCCGGAGCAGGTCAGCGAGCGCGCCGTGCAACGCGGCCTGGAGCAGGTGGGCAGCCTGGGCTCCGGCAACCACTTCCTGGAGGTGCAGGTCGTCACCGATGTCTACGACAACGAGGCCGCCGAAGCGTTCGGCCTGCGCGAGGACCAGGTCTGCGTGATGATCCACTGCGGCTCGCGCGGGCTGGGCCACCAGACCTGCACCGACCACGTACGCACCATCGAGAAGCGCATGCCGCGCCACGGCCTGCGCGTTCCCGACCGCCAGCTCGCCTGCGCCCCGGTGGACTCCCCGGAGGGCCGCGCCTACCTCGGCGCGATGGCCGCGGCGGCCAACTACAGCCGGGCCAACCGGCAACTGCTGCAGGCGGCAGCGTCGCGGACGTTCCAGGAGACCACCGGGAGGTCTCTGGAGATGGTCTACGACATCTCGCACAACCTCGCGAAGGTCGAGACGCACGAGGTCGACGGCGAGCTGCGCGAACTCTGCGTGCACCGCAAGGGCGCCACGCGCGCCCTCCCGCCCGGCCACCTCGACCTGCCGGCCGGCCTCGCGAAGGTCGGCCAGCCGGTACTGGTCCCGGGGTCGATGGGGACGTCGTCCTATGTCCTCACCGGCGTGCCTGACGGTGCGGCCTTCCACTCGACCTGCCACGGGGCCGGGCGGCAGCAGAGCCGCCATCAGGCGGCCCGCGCCACGCGCGCCAACGAGCTCCGGGCGGACCTGCTCAAACAGGGCGTGGTCGTGCGGGGTGCCTCGGCGCGCGGCCTGGCCGAGGAGGCGCCCGCCGCCTACAAGGACGTGTCCGCTGTGGTGGAGGCCGCCGAGGGCGGGGGCCTGTGCCGGAGGGTGGCCCGGCTGGCGCCGGTGGGGGTGGTCAAGGGGTGA
- a CDS encoding NmrA family NAD(P)-binding protein, with protein sequence MTQQTTRPILVLGATGKTGRRVVSRLRANGTPVRAASRSSDTRFDWHDRTTWAAALDGVSALYLVLPPQEAPAGDLVTRAVAAGVNRIVLLSGRGAQHIEYASSVEQAVRDSGAQWAIMRPNNFNQNFTEDVFYPMVRSGELALPIGQVPEPFIDAEDIADVAVALLTEDGYHGHTYEMTGPRALTWAEAAETIGAATGRPVRFVDVPAEEFVPAALAAGVAPDAAEELSGNFAVMREGVIAEVDDGVQRVLGREPRDFTAYVKQAAASGAWD encoded by the coding sequence ATGACACAGCAGACAACCCGCCCGATCCTCGTGCTCGGCGCGACCGGTAAGACCGGCCGCCGGGTGGTGTCCCGGCTGCGCGCGAACGGCACCCCCGTACGCGCCGCATCGCGGTCCAGCGACACCCGCTTCGACTGGCACGACCGCACGACCTGGGCAGCGGCCCTCGACGGGGTATCGGCGCTCTACCTGGTCCTGCCGCCACAGGAGGCACCCGCGGGGGACCTCGTCACCCGTGCCGTCGCCGCGGGGGTCAACCGCATCGTCCTGCTCTCCGGACGCGGTGCGCAGCACATCGAGTACGCCAGCTCCGTCGAACAGGCCGTCCGGGACTCCGGGGCGCAGTGGGCGATCATGCGGCCGAACAACTTCAACCAGAACTTCACCGAGGACGTCTTCTACCCCATGGTCCGATCAGGCGAGCTCGCGCTGCCGATCGGCCAGGTCCCGGAACCGTTCATCGACGCCGAGGACATCGCCGACGTCGCCGTGGCCCTGCTCACCGAGGACGGGTACCACGGCCACACCTACGAGATGACCGGACCCCGCGCGCTCACGTGGGCGGAGGCCGCCGAGACGATCGGCGCGGCCACGGGGCGGCCGGTGCGTTTCGTCGATGTCCCCGCTGAGGAGTTCGTGCCCGCGGCGCTGGCCGCCGGAGTCGCACCGGACGCCGCGGAAGAGCTGTCCGGGAATTTCGCCGTAATGCGTGAGGGGGTAATCGCCGAGGTCGACGACGGGGTTCAGCGGGTGCTGGGCCGCGAGCCACGCGACTTCACCGCCTACGTCAAGCAGGCGGCCGCCTCCGGCGCCTGGGACTGA
- a CDS encoding AraC family transcriptional regulator has protein sequence MDAFADLLTGLRTEGAVLGRSALPSPCALRFVGGAPLTLCTLLDGQGWIVAGDGTRMRIRAGDSVVVRGPEPFVFTDDPADLRPDLITEVACADVADQPGSACAVDPEAPATLLVGECPLRGETGKRLLSALPPLVFAAADPDCEGAVRYLAEEVATARPGHQVVLDRLLDWLLVCTLRAWFDDPERNAPAWYRALGDPVVGTALRRMHDAPNHPWTLAALARSAGVSRATLAKRFTDLVGEPPLTYLTGWRMTLAADLLADTSMAIGDVARRTGYADGFGFSSAFKRTKGMSPTAYRAARSFSRV, from the coding sequence ATGGATGCGTTCGCGGACCTACTCACTGGGCTACGCACCGAGGGTGCGGTGCTGGGCCGGTCCGCGTTGCCGTCGCCGTGCGCGCTCCGTTTCGTCGGCGGAGCACCGCTGACCCTGTGCACACTGCTGGACGGGCAGGGATGGATCGTCGCCGGTGACGGCACGCGAATGCGGATCAGGGCGGGAGACAGCGTTGTCGTACGCGGCCCTGAGCCTTTCGTGTTCACCGACGATCCCGCGGACCTTCGGCCCGACCTCATCACCGAGGTCGCGTGCGCGGACGTCGCCGACCAACCGGGCTCCGCCTGCGCGGTCGACCCCGAAGCGCCGGCGACCCTCCTGGTGGGAGAGTGCCCGCTCAGGGGAGAGACCGGGAAACGCCTCCTGTCGGCCCTGCCGCCGCTCGTCTTCGCCGCCGCGGACCCCGACTGCGAAGGAGCGGTGCGCTATCTCGCCGAAGAGGTGGCCACCGCCCGCCCCGGCCATCAGGTGGTACTCGACCGCCTCCTGGACTGGCTCCTCGTGTGCACCCTGCGCGCCTGGTTCGACGATCCCGAGCGGAACGCGCCCGCGTGGTACCGCGCCCTGGGGGATCCGGTGGTCGGCACCGCGCTGCGCCGGATGCACGACGCCCCGAACCATCCGTGGACACTCGCGGCGCTCGCCCGATCCGCGGGGGTCTCCCGGGCCACACTCGCCAAGCGGTTCACCGACCTGGTGGGCGAGCCACCGCTCACCTACCTGACCGGATGGCGGATGACGCTCGCGGCCGATCTGCTCGCGGACACCTCGATGGCCATCGGCGACGTGGCGCGGCGCACCGGCTACGCCGACGGGTTCGGGTTCAGCTCCGCGTTCAAACGGACGAAAGGGATGAGCCCCACCGCGTACCGCGCGGCACGGAGCTTCAGCCGAGTCTGA
- a CDS encoding YqjF family protein — protein sequence MQQGPPGPLVRPAAAAPPGSAAPRSGPVDSAPPGPAPLTQCWRDVVFLHWRVAPALVAPLLPPGTRPDELAGASYVGLVAFRVAWPRALGAVPTGGFNEVNVRLYTRDDRGRRGVVFRTMDADALASVVAARALTGVPYIWSDIALRTTESGSAGTVRRRIPGAPAAGRWRVAFGDRITAPSPMEQFVTARYGLHTRHLGRTLWMPAGHAPWRLFTAELRHYEGNLLAAAGVPIGERPPDSVLWSPGTTAALHFPRH from the coding sequence GTGCAGCAGGGCCCACCGGGGCCGTTGGTCCGGCCCGCGGCCGCCGCGCCGCCGGGTTCCGCGGCGCCCCGCTCCGGGCCGGTGGATTCCGCGCCTCCGGGGCCCGCCCCGCTGACCCAGTGCTGGCGCGACGTCGTCTTCCTGCACTGGCGAGTCGCCCCGGCTCTCGTCGCACCTCTGCTTCCGCCGGGAACGCGGCCCGATGAGCTGGCGGGCGCCAGCTATGTCGGGCTCGTCGCGTTTCGCGTCGCGTGGCCCCGCGCTCTTGGCGCCGTCCCAACCGGCGGGTTCAACGAAGTGAACGTGCGGCTCTACACGCGCGACGACCGCGGCCGCCGCGGGGTGGTCTTCCGGACCATGGACGCCGACGCGCTGGCGAGCGTCGTGGCGGCCCGCGCGCTGACCGGCGTGCCCTATATATGGTCCGACATCGCGCTGCGCACCACCGAAAGCGGGTCGGCCGGCACGGTCCGCCGCCGGATCCCCGGCGCGCCCGCCGCCGGACGGTGGCGGGTCGCCTTCGGCGACCGGATCACCGCCCCTTCCCCCATGGAGCAGTTCGTGACGGCGCGCTACGGGCTGCACACCCGCCACCTGGGCCGGACCCTCTGGATGCCGGCCGGGCACGCGCCGTGGCGGCTGTTCACCGCCGAGCTCCGGCACTACGAAGGCAACCTGCTCGCAGCCGCCGGCGTGCCCATTGGGGAGCGCCCGCCCGACTCGGTGCTGTGGTCCCCCGGCACCACGGCGGCCCTGCACTTCCCGCGCCACTGA
- a CDS encoding DUF4158 domain-containing protein — MSRSPATPGFPGEVSVADLEQFFRLDSAALEAASAKRTPPTRMGWALQWGMVRMLGVFRFDAPTAAPAGLAACSCNNYCYD, encoded by the coding sequence ATGAGCAGGTCGCCCGCTACGCCCGGCTTCCCCGGGGAAGTGTCGGTCGCGGACCTGGAGCAGTTCTTCCGCCTAGATAGCGCCGCCCTGGAGGCGGCCTCGGCCAAGCGCACCCCACCCACTCGCATGGGGTGGGCCCTGCAGTGGGGCATGGTGCGCATGCTCGGCGTCTTCCGATTCGACGCCCCCACGGCCGCCCCCGCAGGACTTGCCGCATGCAGTTGTAACAACTATTGTTACGACTAG
- a CDS encoding Rrf2 family transcriptional regulator codes for MSANSRLTIAAHALTWIGLYQRRGHEVATSEQIATSVNTNPVVIRRLLAKLSKAGLADSRRGAGAGWMLARDLAAITLLDVYQAIEPGPVFALHRATPDPECVVGHGIGPAMTAVYDEVEAALRRELVKTTLEDVLRDVLKAA; via the coding sequence GTGAGTGCCAACAGCAGACTGACCATCGCGGCGCACGCCCTGACATGGATCGGGCTGTATCAGCGGCGCGGCCACGAGGTCGCCACCTCCGAGCAGATCGCGACGAGCGTCAACACCAACCCGGTGGTGATCCGCCGCCTGCTGGCCAAGCTGAGCAAGGCCGGCCTGGCCGATTCACGGCGGGGGGCGGGGGCGGGCTGGATGCTCGCACGGGACCTGGCGGCGATCACCCTGCTCGACGTCTACCAGGCGATCGAACCGGGGCCGGTCTTCGCCCTGCACCGCGCGACACCGGACCCCGAGTGCGTCGTGGGCCACGGCATCGGGCCGGCGATGACCGCTGTGTACGACGAGGTGGAGGCCGCCCTCCGCAGGGAGCTGGTCAAGACCACGCTGGAGGACGTGCTGCGGGACGTCTTGAAAGCCGCCTGA
- a CDS encoding SDR family NAD(P)-dependent oxidoreductase has translation MGQLDDKTALVTGASSGIGLAIARRFAAEGATVYLTGRRKAALDAAVAQVGARGIAIQGDTSDLGDLDRLFAEIANRSGRLDIVVANAGVGDYGPLGAITEEEYDRTTSINLKGTVFTVQKALPLLTPGASVMLLSSSAALRATPGLGVYAATKAAIRGLARTWAAELAGRGIRVNALTPGDVETPGGDELRAAFPHGDRPTAAEPAPLTPLGRIGRPDEVAATALYLAGDQSTFTTGAELLVDGGATQL, from the coding sequence ATGGGACAGCTGGACGACAAGACCGCCCTCGTCACCGGCGCCTCCAGCGGCATCGGCCTGGCGATCGCCCGCCGCTTCGCCGCCGAGGGCGCGACCGTCTACCTCACCGGCCGACGCAAGGCCGCGCTGGACGCCGCCGTCGCGCAGGTCGGCGCCCGCGGCATCGCCATCCAGGGCGATACCTCCGACCTCGGCGACCTCGACCGGCTCTTCGCCGAGATCGCGAACCGCAGCGGCCGCCTGGACATTGTGGTCGCCAACGCCGGGGTCGGGGACTACGGCCCGCTCGGCGCGATCACCGAGGAGGAGTACGACCGCACTACCTCGATCAACCTCAAGGGCACGGTCTTCACTGTCCAGAAGGCGCTGCCGCTGCTGACGCCCGGCGCCTCGGTGATGCTGCTCTCCTCCAGCGCGGCCCTGCGGGCCACCCCCGGCCTGGGCGTCTATGCCGCCACCAAGGCCGCGATCCGCGGCCTCGCCCGCACCTGGGCCGCCGAGCTAGCCGGCCGCGGAATCCGCGTCAACGCCCTCACCCCCGGCGATGTCGAGACCCCGGGCGGGGACGAGCTCCGCGCCGCTTTCCCGCACGGCGATCGGCCCACCGCGGCCGAGCCCGCCCCGCTGACCCCGCTCGGCCGGATCGGCCGTCCCGACGAGGTCGCCGCCACCGCCCTCTACCTGGCCGGCGACCAAAGCACTTTCACCACCGGCGCGGAACTGCTCGTCGACGGCGGCGCCACACAGCTCTAG